The genomic segment GACGACCCGGTCCTCGACTGGGTCAAGGGCACCGGTCTGCGCCCGGTCCTCGCCGCTCTCGCCGACGACCCCGAGGCCCTCGACGCCTTCCTCGCCGAGTACCGGGACCTGCTGCGCACCGCCTACCCGCAGGGCCCGCACGGCACGGTCTTCCCGTTCCGCCGGATCTTCGCCGTCGCCCGGGTCGCGGGTGGCGCGGGTGTCACGGGCAGCGCGAGGCGGGGGGACGCGTGATCGCCGCACTGGACCACGTACAGCTCGCCGCCCCTCCCGGCTCCGAGCACCTGCTGCGCGCGTTCTACGGGGGTGTCCTCGCCATGACCGAGGAGCCGAAGCCCCCGGTGCTCGCCGCGCGGGGCGGCTGCTGGTTCCGGACCGGCCCGGACGCCGCCCCGGTCCGCATCCACCTCGGTGTGGAGCAGGGCTTCCGCCCCGCCGCCAAGGCCCACCCCGGTCTCCGCGTCACCGGGATCGACGCCCTCGCCGACCGCCTGGCCGCCCACGGCGCACCCGTCCGCTGGGACGACACGCTCCCGGGCCACCGCCGCTTCTACAGCGAGGACCCGGTGGGCAACCGGCTGGAGTTCCTGGAGCCCGACGCCGGAACAGCCTTCGGCCCGCGACCGGATCGGTAAACCCCTCGACGGGACGCCCCGCCCCGGGGCAAGCTCCGCACTCGTGACGACGACGCGGACGACGCAGACAGTACGGACGACGCAGACAGTACGGACGACGCAGCACTCCCCGGCCCGGCTGGTCCGGGCCTGCGCCCGCAACAACGCCGAGTGGTGCGCGGTGATGAGCCGCGCCCACGGGGTGCCGGGCGATTTCGGCGCGCAGGCGTGGACGGCACCGGCCCGCACGCCGCTGTACTACCCCGACGCGGTGACCCTGGTCCCCGGAGCCGATCCGGCCGACGTCGTCCGGCGTGT from the Streptomyces sp. NBC_01335 genome contains:
- a CDS encoding VOC family protein, giving the protein MIAALDHVQLAAPPGSEHLLRAFYGGVLAMTEEPKPPVLAARGGCWFRTGPDAAPVRIHLGVEQGFRPAAKAHPGLRVTGIDALADRLAAHGAPVRWDDTLPGHRRFYSEDPVGNRLEFLEPDAGTAFGPRPDR